In Paraburkholderia bryophila, a single genomic region encodes these proteins:
- a CDS encoding ABC transporter permease, producing MKSQSRVGAWTAMIVGSLYFLIPLIATFEFSMRMKRGVYSFEAYHVVLSDPRFQASFGYSILMALLTIVVGVLLVVPTAYWVQLRLPRLRPLVEFITLLPLVVPAIVIVFGYLRIYNSSSILPLTGNERATDLLLVCGYVTLSLPYMYRSVDAGLRAVDVRSLTEAAECLGANWPTILFKVIFPNIRSGILSGAFLTFAVVIGEFTFASLLDRPAFGPYLQLIGANRAYEPSALAIIAFVITWASMGLIQVFGSARALSGQKV from the coding sequence ATGAAAAGCCAATCGCGCGTAGGGGCGTGGACAGCGATGATCGTCGGCTCGCTGTATTTTCTGATTCCGCTGATCGCGACCTTCGAGTTCAGCATGCGGATGAAGCGCGGCGTGTACAGCTTCGAGGCGTATCACGTCGTGCTGAGCGATCCGCGCTTTCAGGCCTCGTTCGGGTATTCGATCTTGATGGCGTTGCTGACGATCGTCGTCGGCGTGCTGCTGGTGGTGCCAACCGCTTACTGGGTGCAATTGCGACTGCCGAGGCTGCGTCCGCTCGTCGAGTTCATCACGCTGTTGCCGCTCGTGGTGCCGGCCATCGTGATCGTGTTCGGCTATCTGCGCATCTACAACAGCAGCTCGATTTTGCCGCTCACCGGCAACGAGCGCGCCACGGATCTGCTGCTGGTGTGCGGCTACGTGACGCTGTCGCTGCCGTACATGTACCGCTCGGTCGACGCCGGCCTGCGCGCCGTCGACGTGCGCTCGCTCACCGAAGCGGCTGAGTGCCTCGGCGCGAACTGGCCGACCATTCTGTTCAAGGTGATCTTTCCGAATATCCGCTCGGGCATTCTGTCCGGCGCGTTTCTCACCTTTGCCGTGGTGATCGGCGAGTTCACGTTCGCGAGCCTGCTCGACCGGCCCGCGTTCGGTCCGTACCTGCAACTGATCGGCGCGAACCGCGCGTACGAGCCGTCGGCGCTCGCGATCATTGCATTCGTGATCACGTGGGCGTCGATGGGATTGATTCAGGTATTCGGTTCGGCCCGCGCGTTGAGCGGCCAGAAAGTTTGA
- a CDS encoding ABC transporter ATP-binding protein: MAFLEIENLHKSFGANTALHHFDMKIERGEFITFLGPSGCGKTTVLRMIAGFETPTRGIIRLDNKDVTHLRTRQRKVGMVFQSYALFPNMTVADNIGFGLKINHRPQAEIKQRVDEMLQLIKLPHLGERYPWQLSGGQQQRVALARALAGKPQVLLLDEPLSALDAKIRISLRQDIRALQRELGITSIFVTHDQEEALSISDRIVVMNEGRVEQVGTPSEIYNYPRTRFVASFVGTLNILAGQVVDPATGRMAVDGQELTTTQTLPSDDAGKQRLLALRPEAIVLEPAAPGRNTLNATVEEVNFLGAVVRIRTRVKDAVISLDVFNDPNRGLPERGQPVSLGFSHDNLLVLEEGAV, translated from the coding sequence ATGGCATTCCTTGAGATCGAAAATCTGCACAAGTCCTTCGGGGCGAACACGGCGCTGCATCACTTCGACATGAAGATCGAGCGCGGCGAGTTCATTACTTTCCTCGGGCCGTCGGGCTGCGGTAAAACCACGGTGCTGCGCATGATCGCCGGCTTCGAAACGCCGACGCGCGGCATCATCCGGCTCGACAACAAAGACGTCACGCATCTGCGCACGCGGCAACGCAAGGTCGGCATGGTGTTCCAGTCGTACGCGCTGTTTCCGAACATGACGGTGGCGGACAACATCGGCTTTGGGCTGAAGATTAATCATCGGCCGCAGGCGGAGATCAAGCAGCGCGTCGACGAGATGCTGCAACTGATCAAGCTGCCGCATCTCGGCGAGCGTTATCCGTGGCAACTGTCGGGTGGTCAGCAGCAGCGTGTCGCGCTGGCGCGCGCGCTGGCCGGCAAGCCGCAAGTGCTGCTGCTCGACGAGCCGCTCTCCGCGCTCGACGCGAAGATCCGCATTTCGCTGCGGCAGGACATTCGCGCGTTGCAGCGCGAGTTGGGCATCACGTCGATTTTCGTCACGCACGATCAGGAAGAGGCGCTGTCTATTTCCGACCGCATCGTCGTGATGAACGAAGGGCGCGTGGAGCAGGTCGGCACGCCGTCTGAGATCTACAACTATCCGCGCACGCGCTTCGTGGCATCGTTCGTGGGGACGCTGAATATTCTCGCGGGGCAGGTGGTCGATCCGGCGACGGGCCGGATGGCGGTGGACGGTCAGGAGTTGACCACCACCCAGACACTGCCGTCGGACGACGCCGGCAAGCAACGCCTGCTCGCCCTGCGGCCTGAAGCGATCGTGCTGGAGCCGGCCGCGCCGGGCCGCAACACGCTGAATGCGACCGTCGAAGAAGTGAACTTCCTCGGCGCGGTGGTGCGCATCAGAACGCGCGTGAAAGACGCGGTGATTTCGCTCGATGTGTTCAACGACCCGAATCGCGGTCTGCCTGAGCGGGGCCAGCCGGTGTCGCTGGGTTTCTCGCACGACAATCTGCTCGTGCTGGAAGAGGGCGCGGTTTAA
- a CDS encoding ABC transporter substrate-binding protein yields the protein MNRTALVRLLSMSAAAGVAAGASSMACAAPLDTLIAAAKQEGQLTVIALPHDWCNYGQLVAGFQKKYGIKINELNPDAGSGDEVEAIKANKGNKGPQAPDVIDVGLSFGPTAKAEGLLQPYKVATWNSIPKDSKDADGYWYGDYYGVLSFEVNADMIDKAPTDWSDLLKPDYKNAVSLAGDPRTANQAIQAVFAAGLSQSKGDASKAGAAGLKYFADLNKNGNFVPVIGKAASLAQGTTPIVVRWDYNALADRDTLKGNPKVQVVIPKTGVVAGVYVQAISAYAPHPNAAKLWMEYLYSDEGQIGWLTGYCHPMRYNELVAGKKVPQALLDKLPPPSSYKNVVFPTLSQQDAYKETITKQWDQAVGANVK from the coding sequence ATGAACCGCACCGCGTTAGTCCGTTTACTTTCCATGTCGGCAGCGGCGGGCGTCGCCGCCGGCGCCAGCAGCATGGCTTGCGCCGCGCCGCTCGACACACTGATCGCCGCCGCCAAACAGGAAGGCCAGCTCACCGTGATCGCGTTGCCGCACGACTGGTGCAACTACGGCCAACTGGTGGCCGGCTTCCAGAAGAAGTACGGCATCAAGATCAACGAACTGAATCCGGATGCGGGTTCGGGCGACGAAGTCGAAGCGATCAAGGCGAACAAGGGCAACAAGGGCCCGCAAGCGCCGGACGTGATCGACGTGGGTCTGTCGTTCGGTCCGACCGCGAAGGCCGAAGGCCTGCTGCAACCGTACAAGGTCGCGACGTGGAACTCGATTCCGAAAGACTCGAAAGACGCTGACGGCTACTGGTATGGCGATTACTACGGCGTGCTGTCGTTCGAAGTGAACGCCGACATGATCGACAAGGCGCCGACCGACTGGAGCGATCTGCTCAAGCCGGACTACAAGAACGCCGTGTCGCTCGCGGGCGACCCGCGTACCGCCAACCAGGCCATCCAGGCCGTGTTCGCGGCGGGTCTGTCGCAAAGCAAGGGCGACGCGAGCAAGGCCGGCGCAGCGGGTCTGAAGTACTTCGCCGACCTGAACAAGAACGGTAACTTCGTGCCGGTGATCGGCAAGGCCGCTTCGCTCGCGCAAGGCACCACGCCGATCGTCGTGCGTTGGGACTACAACGCGCTGGCCGACCGCGACACGCTGAAGGGCAACCCGAAGGTGCAGGTGGTGATTCCGAAGACGGGCGTCGTCGCCGGTGTGTACGTTCAGGCGATCAGCGCTTACGCGCCGCACCCGAACGCCGCCAAGCTGTGGATGGAATACCTGTACTCGGACGAAGGCCAGATCGGCTGGCTGACGGGCTACTGCCACCCGATGCGCTACAACGAACTGGTGGCGGGCAAGAAGGTGCCGCAAGCGCTGCTCGACAAGCTGCCGCCGCCGTCGTCGTACAAGAATGTGGTGTTCCCGACGCTGTCCCAACAGGACGCCTATAAGGAAACCATCACGAAGCAGTGGGACCAGGCGGTCGGCGCGAACGTCAAGTAA
- a CDS encoding sensor histidine kinase — protein sequence MKRVAVRPTPAPPADETRAGGASPYATINDPHRSDIANVTRRLLILFALVVGLVAACGLTYSIAWQRGIDNLRRNAAVRVDRTANALKSTLERYESLPYLLAEHPIVQDVLVDPTPANVQRANLYLEDLNRHARATVTYIIPLDGYCVAASNWHGPQSFIGAGYQFRPYFLDAVKGGVGRFFGIGTISQAPGYYISQPVRREGKIVGVAVVKLDLEWFQGADASEPLVVADDHGVIFLSSMPAWKYHTIRPLSGRVADSIYQARQYAQQPIAPLPVTIERTLEGNAQIVRIGGGRYAPRYLASRRGMGEPDWHLITMSPVDPVDADARNATIVTAFGYVSLVLFAFYWRMRRARVREVMRSRAMLQKAYAELNRRVAERTADLSEANEQLHKEVAERTRAEQELRAAHDELIQASKLAALGQMAAGITHELNQPLAALRGFSDNTLVLLERGDQASARENLEAIAALTERMGKITNQLKLFVGRARPRSARAPILRALRNVVALLQKRLQGVEVEYVLVDADPDTDSATRTPLSLADDHPDLIAHCDDLRLEQVLINLLGNALDATAGLTPPRITIEVDVSASNLSFAVSDNGPGIPDDVLPRLFEPFFTTKEMGQGLGLGLAISSSIARDCGGTLVARNAADGGALFVLTLRRARVQTSHTPDPLTTGS from the coding sequence ATGAAACGGGTGGCCGTGCGCCCGACCCCCGCGCCGCCGGCCGACGAAACTCGCGCCGGCGGCGCTTCGCCTTATGCCACAATAAACGATCCCCACCGATCGGATATTGCCAACGTGACGCGCCGCCTGCTGATCCTCTTCGCGCTCGTCGTCGGGCTCGTGGCGGCGTGCGGGCTCACGTACAGCATTGCGTGGCAACGCGGCATCGACAATTTGCGGCGCAACGCCGCAGTGCGCGTGGATCGCACCGCTAACGCGCTGAAGAGCACGCTCGAGCGCTACGAATCGTTGCCCTATCTGCTGGCCGAACATCCCATCGTGCAGGACGTGCTGGTCGATCCGACGCCGGCCAACGTGCAGCGCGCCAATCTCTATCTGGAAGACCTCAACCGCCACGCGCGCGCCACGGTCACCTACATCATTCCGCTCGACGGCTATTGCGTGGCCGCGAGCAACTGGCACGGGCCGCAAAGTTTTATCGGCGCGGGCTATCAATTCCGGCCGTATTTCCTCGACGCCGTGAAGGGCGGCGTGGGCCGCTTCTTCGGCATCGGCACGATCTCGCAGGCGCCCGGCTATTACATCTCGCAGCCGGTGCGACGCGAAGGGAAGATCGTCGGCGTGGCGGTCGTTAAACTCGACCTCGAATGGTTCCAGGGGGCGGATGCGTCCGAGCCGCTCGTCGTCGCCGACGACCACGGCGTGATCTTTCTCTCGTCGATGCCCGCATGGAAATATCACACGATCCGGCCGCTGTCCGGCCGGGTCGCCGATTCGATCTACCAGGCGCGTCAATACGCGCAACAGCCGATCGCGCCGCTGCCCGTCACGATCGAACGCACGCTGGAAGGCAATGCGCAGATCGTGCGCATTGGCGGCGGCCGCTATGCGCCGCGCTACCTTGCATCGCGGCGCGGCATGGGCGAGCCGGATTGGCATCTGATCACGATGTCGCCCGTCGATCCGGTCGATGCGGACGCGCGCAATGCGACCATCGTCACGGCTTTCGGCTATGTGTCGCTCGTGTTGTTCGCGTTCTACTGGCGCATGCGCCGCGCTCGCGTGCGCGAGGTGATGCGCAGCCGCGCGATGCTACAAAAGGCGTACGCGGAATTGAACCGGCGCGTGGCCGAACGCACGGCCGACCTCTCCGAAGCGAACGAGCAATTGCACAAGGAAGTGGCCGAACGCACGCGCGCCGAGCAGGAATTGCGCGCTGCGCACGACGAGCTGATCCAGGCGAGCAAGCTCGCCGCGCTCGGTCAGATGGCGGCGGGTATCACGCATGAATTGAATCAGCCGCTCGCTGCGTTGCGCGGTTTCTCGGACAACACGCTCGTGCTGCTGGAGCGCGGCGACCAGGCGTCGGCGCGCGAGAACCTCGAAGCGATCGCCGCGCTCACCGAGCGCATGGGCAAGATCACCAACCAGTTGAAACTGTTCGTCGGACGCGCGCGGCCACGCAGTGCGCGCGCGCCGATCTTGCGGGCGCTGCGCAACGTCGTCGCGCTGCTGCAAAAGCGCTTGCAAGGCGTGGAAGTCGAGTACGTGTTGGTCGACGCCGACCCAGATACCGACAGCGCCACGCGCACGCCGCTCAGTCTCGCCGACGATCATCCCGACCTGATCGCGCATTGCGACGACCTGCGGCTCGAACAGGTGTTGATCAACCTGCTCGGCAACGCGCTCGACGCCACCGCCGGCCTGACTCCGCCGCGCATCACGATCGAGGTCGACGTGTCGGCAAGCAACCTCTCGTTCGCGGTCAGCGACAACGGGCCCGGCATTCCCGACGACGTCCTGCCGCGGCTGTTCGAGCCGTTCTTCACGACCAAGGAAATGGGCCAGGGACTGGGCCTCGGACTGGCGATCTCGTCGTCGATCGCCCGCGATTGCGGCGGCACGCTGGTGGCGCGCAACGCGGCCGACGGCGG
- a CDS encoding DeoR/GlpR family DNA-binding transcription regulator, translating into MWQEDRHQRIRALLSTLQRVSTERIMADLGVSRETVRRDLLDLEALGELRRVHGGAIKPADEAPIAERAHMRVKSKTAIAKAATGLIASGQTLFIDAGTTTAALAEELAKLANLTIVTNSIDVALKMRGGVEQTDAANEVILLGGSISDRAMATTGATTVLDIQRYRADLALLSPVGVDHRHGATNYDHAETEVARAMVANADRVVILADYSKIGQRSRISYCPVERIDVLVTNKKAAEAADFAALKKKLEEIVLA; encoded by the coding sequence ATGTGGCAGGAAGACCGTCATCAGAGAATTCGCGCGCTGCTGTCCACGCTGCAGCGCGTGTCGACCGAACGGATCATGGCGGACCTGGGGGTATCGCGCGAAACAGTGCGGCGCGATCTGCTCGACCTCGAAGCACTCGGTGAACTGCGGCGCGTGCATGGCGGTGCGATCAAGCCCGCTGACGAAGCACCCATCGCCGAACGCGCACACATGCGCGTCAAATCCAAAACAGCCATTGCGAAAGCCGCTACCGGTTTGATCGCGAGCGGCCAGACGCTCTTCATCGACGCGGGCACCACGACTGCGGCACTTGCCGAAGAACTGGCGAAGCTGGCCAATCTGACCATCGTCACCAACTCGATCGACGTCGCGCTGAAAATGCGCGGCGGCGTCGAGCAAACCGACGCCGCCAACGAAGTGATTCTGCTCGGCGGCTCGATCAGCGACCGGGCGATGGCGACCACCGGCGCCACCACGGTGCTCGATATCCAACGCTATCGCGCGGACCTGGCGCTGCTGTCGCCGGTCGGCGTCGATCACCGGCATGGCGCGACCAATTACGATCACGCCGAAACCGAAGTGGCGCGCGCAATGGTCGCCAATGCGGATCGCGTGGTGATCCTCGCCGACTACAGCAAGATCGGTCAGCGCAGCCGCATTTCATACTGCCCGGTCGAGCGGATCGATGTGCTCGTCACCAATAAAAAGGCGGCCGAAGCCGCCGATTTTGCCGCGCTGAAAAAGAAGCTGGAAGAGATTGTTCTGGCTTAG
- a CDS encoding Na/Pi cotransporter family protein codes for MLILLNLLAGVALLVWGSHIVRTGILRVLGADLRSVLGRSTASRWRAFLAGVGVTSLVQSSNATAVIVTSFAAQGLLPLTSGLAIMLGADVGTALMARILTLDLSWLSPILILLGVPLFLSRKQNRIGQAGRTLIGLGLILLALHLIVEAAQPMMQGAGVRVMFGALTGDTMLDALVGAAFAMLSYSSLAAVLLTATLASSGVISLKVALCLVIGANLGSGLLALLGTVAQNAAARRLALGSFAFKLAGALLILPFAPLLARGLPVLIANPREATVGFHLIYNTLRCCACLSLIDPVARVCVRVLPDRPLPNGELRPLHLDEAALSTPTLALAHAAREVLRIGDIVRTMLDNVADLIHHNSLDKARETVRMDDDVDELYAAVKTYLTLISREQLDEADSRRWTDIISLTINLEHAGDIIERIVRDIEEKKIAHRLSFSEEGLGELDDLQARLVNNLQLGLSVFLNNDLRCAERLLAEKERFRDLERAYSYKHLDRLAGQTLRSIETSALHLDLISDMKRLNSLFCSTAYPVLDAAGALHDTRLRKRSLDTMHVKE; via the coding sequence ATGTTGATTCTTCTTAACCTTCTGGCCGGCGTGGCGCTCCTCGTGTGGGGCTCGCACATTGTTCGTACCGGCATCCTGCGCGTCCTCGGCGCCGATCTGCGCAGCGTGCTCGGCCGCAGCACCGCCAGCCGCTGGCGGGCGTTCCTCGCAGGCGTCGGCGTCACGAGTCTCGTGCAGAGCAGCAATGCCACCGCGGTGATCGTCACGTCGTTCGCGGCGCAGGGACTGTTGCCGCTTACCAGCGGTCTCGCGATCATGCTCGGCGCCGACGTCGGCACCGCGTTGATGGCGCGAATCCTCACGCTCGATCTGTCGTGGCTCTCGCCGATTCTGATTCTGCTGGGCGTGCCGCTGTTCCTGTCGCGCAAGCAGAACCGAATCGGACAGGCCGGCCGCACGCTGATCGGGCTCGGGCTGATCCTGCTGGCGCTGCATCTGATCGTCGAAGCCGCCCAGCCGATGATGCAAGGCGCCGGTGTGCGCGTGATGTTCGGTGCGTTGACCGGCGACACCATGCTCGACGCGCTGGTCGGTGCCGCATTCGCGATGCTGTCGTACTCGAGTCTCGCGGCGGTGTTGTTGACCGCGACGCTGGCGTCGTCCGGTGTGATCTCGCTGAAGGTCGCGCTGTGTCTGGTGATCGGCGCGAACCTCGGCAGCGGTTTGCTGGCGCTGCTCGGCACCGTCGCACAGAACGCGGCGGCGCGGCGGCTCGCATTGGGCAGCTTCGCGTTCAAGCTGGCCGGCGCGCTGCTGATCCTGCCGTTCGCGCCGTTGCTGGCGCGCGGCTTGCCCGTGTTGATCGCGAATCCGCGCGAAGCGACGGTGGGTTTTCATCTGATCTACAACACGCTGCGGTGTTGCGCGTGTCTCTCGCTGATCGATCCGGTCGCGCGTGTCTGCGTGCGCGTGTTGCCGGACCGGCCGCTGCCGAACGGCGAGTTGCGGCCGCTGCATCTGGACGAGGCGGCACTATCCACCCCCACGCTCGCGCTCGCCCATGCCGCGCGCGAGGTGCTGCGGATCGGCGACATCGTGCGCACCATGCTCGACAACGTCGCGGACCTGATTCATCACAATAGTCTGGACAAAGCCCGCGAAACGGTTCGCATGGACGACGACGTCGACGAGCTCTACGCGGCGGTCAAAACGTATCTGACGTTGATCTCACGCGAGCAGCTCGACGAAGCGGACAGTCGCCGCTGGACCGACATCATTTCACTGACGATCAACCTGGAGCATGCGGGCGACATCATCGAGCGAATCGTCAGGGATATCGAGGAAAAGAAGATCGCGCACCGTCTGTCGTTTTCGGAAGAGGGGCTGGGGGAGCTCGACGATCTGCAGGCGCGGCTCGTCAACAACCTGCAACTGGGTTTGTCCGTGTTTCTGAATAACGATCTGCGATGCGCCGAGCGTCTGCTCGCGGAGAAAGAGCGCTTTCGCGATCTGGAACGCGCGTATTCGTACAAGCATCTGGACCGGCTGGCCGGGCAAACGCTGCGCAGCATCGAAACCAGCGCGCTGCACCTGGATCTGATCAGCGACATGAAGCGCCTCAACTCGCTGTTCTGTTCGACCGCCTACCCGGTACTCGACGCGGCCGGCGCGCTGCACGACACGCGCTTGCGCAAGCGCTCGCTCGATACGATGCATGTGAAGGAATAG
- the ugpQ gene encoding glycerophosphodiester phosphodiesterase, translating to MANGIHEMGRTLSADWPYPRLVAHRCGGTLAPENTLAGFDACVRYGYRMVEFDAKLSADNQLFLMHDDTLERTTNGHGAAADHTWAQLSTLDAGAWYGDSAQFAGTHLPTLAEVAERCAREGIAANIEIKPCPGRDAITGALVASGALTLWQGQTPPLLSSFSFEALAAARDAAPALQRGMLFEEVPADWLRIVRELDCVSLHASHRYLSEPLVAEIRAAGLRVLAYTVNDPARAHLLAQWGVDMICTDRIDTLNHDMFSTLA from the coding sequence GTGGCAAACGGGATTCATGAGATGGGCCGCACCTTGAGCGCAGACTGGCCGTATCCGCGGCTGGTCGCGCATCGTTGCGGCGGTACGCTGGCGCCGGAAAACACCTTGGCCGGGTTCGACGCCTGCGTGCGTTACGGTTACCGCATGGTCGAATTCGACGCCAAGCTTTCCGCCGACAACCAGCTCTTTCTGATGCACGACGACACGCTCGAGCGCACCACGAACGGTCACGGCGCCGCCGCCGATCACACGTGGGCGCAACTGAGCACGCTGGATGCGGGCGCATGGTACGGCGACAGCGCGCAATTCGCGGGCACTCATCTGCCCACGCTTGCCGAGGTGGCCGAGCGCTGCGCGCGCGAGGGCATTGCCGCGAACATCGAGATCAAGCCGTGTCCAGGGCGCGACGCGATCACGGGCGCGCTGGTGGCAAGCGGCGCGTTGACTTTGTGGCAAGGACAAACGCCGCCGTTGCTGTCGTCGTTTTCGTTCGAGGCGTTGGCGGCGGCGCGCGACGCGGCGCCTGCGCTGCAGCGCGGCATGCTGTTCGAAGAAGTGCCGGCGGACTGGTTGCGGATCGTGCGGGAACTCGACTGCGTGTCGCTGCATGCGAGCCACCGCTATCTGAGTGAGCCGCTGGTCGCCGAGATTCGTGCGGCCGGGCTGCGCGTGCTGGCTTACACGGTGAACGACCCGGCGCGTGCGCACCTGCTCGCGCAATGGGGCGTCGACATGATTTGTACAGATCGCATCGATACACTGAATCACGACATGTTCTCCACGCTGGCCTGA
- a CDS encoding ABC transporter permease has protein sequence MSASSDAGAVQPELLVPPVPTPTPRVDGPGRASQFLAWIGVVPFFTFALLFLILPTGFLMIGAFQDAQGHFTLGNFRDLLQPTVLDAYWISFKVSAASSLGGAVIGSLLAWAAVQGKLPGWIRPTLMTFSGVASNFAGVPLAFAFICTLGRVGLVTVLLKKYLGFNLYSTGFSVLSFSGLTLTYLYFQIPLMVLIVTPALDGLKREWREACDCLGGTSYQYWRYVALPVLWPSVLGAALLLFANSFGAVATAYALTGSSLNIVTILLYAQIRGDVMHNQNLGYALALGMVLVTGLSNGGYIWLRSRAERGRR, from the coding sequence ATGAGCGCTTCATCGGATGCTGGAGCGGTGCAGCCGGAACTGCTGGTTCCGCCTGTGCCCACGCCAACGCCTCGCGTCGACGGTCCGGGCCGCGCGTCGCAGTTTCTTGCCTGGATCGGCGTGGTGCCGTTCTTTACCTTCGCGCTGTTGTTCCTGATCCTGCCGACCGGTTTCCTGATGATCGGCGCGTTCCAGGACGCGCAAGGTCATTTCACGCTCGGCAATTTCCGTGACTTGCTGCAGCCCACCGTGCTCGACGCGTACTGGATCAGCTTCAAGGTGAGCGCCGCGTCGTCGCTCGGCGGCGCCGTGATCGGCTCGCTGCTCGCGTGGGCCGCGGTGCAGGGCAAACTCCCCGGCTGGATTCGCCCTACGCTGATGACGTTTTCCGGCGTGGCGTCGAACTTTGCCGGCGTGCCGCTCGCGTTCGCTTTCATCTGCACCTTGGGGCGCGTCGGCCTCGTCACCGTGCTGCTGAAAAAGTATCTCGGCTTCAATCTGTACTCCACCGGCTTCAGCGTTCTGAGCTTTTCCGGCCTGACGCTGACCTATCTGTATTTCCAGATTCCTTTGATGGTGCTGATCGTCACGCCCGCGCTCGACGGCCTGAAGCGCGAATGGCGCGAAGCCTGCGATTGCCTGGGCGGCACTTCGTATCAATACTGGCGCTACGTCGCGCTGCCGGTGCTGTGGCCGAGCGTGCTCGGCGCGGCGCTGCTGCTGTTCGCCAATTCGTTCGGCGCGGTCGCCACGGCCTACGCGCTGACCGGCAGTTCGCTGAACATCGTCACGATCCTGCTGTATGCGCAGATTCGCGGCGACGTGATGCATAACCAGAACCTCGGCTACGCGCTCGCGCTCGGCATGGTGCTCGTGACCGGGCTGTCGAACGGCGGCTACATCTGGCTGCGCTCGCGCGCCGAAAGGGGACGTCGATGA
- a CDS encoding dicarboxylate/amino acid:cation symporter: MKKPIHKVLYVQVIVAIIIGIALGHYYPNLAVDMKPLGDGFIKLIKMVIGPIIFCTVVTGIAGMEDMKKVGRVGGKALLYFEIVSSFALVLGLIATHVLKPGVGFNIDPATLDGKAVASYAAKAHGQTTVDFLMHIIPDTLTSAFAQGEILQILLIALLFGAVLATAGEKGKVVTNFIDGLSHVLFGVVRIITKLAPIGAFGAMAFTIGKYGIGSLLPMLKLIGTFYLTSIVFVVVVLGIIARAVGFNILRFVAYIKEEMLIVLGTSSSEAALPQLMLKLEKLGCSRSVVGLVVPTGYSFNLDGTNIYMTMAVLFIAQATNIDLTWTQQLTLLAVTMLTSKGASGVTGAGFITLAATLAVVPTIPLSGMVLILGIDRFMSECRALTNIVGNGVATVVVSAWENELDRNKLNAALRGEVAVKEPAGV, translated from the coding sequence GTGAAAAAACCTATCCATAAAGTGCTGTACGTCCAGGTGATCGTGGCGATCATCATCGGCATCGCGCTCGGACACTACTACCCGAATCTCGCCGTCGACATGAAGCCGCTCGGCGACGGTTTCATCAAGCTGATCAAGATGGTGATCGGGCCGATCATCTTCTGTACGGTGGTGACGGGTATCGCCGGCATGGAAGATATGAAGAAGGTCGGGCGCGTGGGCGGCAAGGCGCTGCTGTACTTTGAAATCGTCTCGAGCTTCGCACTGGTGCTCGGCCTGATCGCGACGCACGTGCTCAAGCCGGGCGTCGGCTTCAACATCGACCCGGCCACGCTCGACGGCAAAGCCGTCGCGTCGTACGCCGCGAAGGCACACGGCCAGACGACCGTGGACTTCCTGATGCACATCATTCCGGACACGCTCACGTCGGCTTTCGCGCAAGGCGAAATCCTGCAGATCCTGCTGATTGCGCTGCTGTTCGGCGCGGTGCTCGCGACGGCCGGCGAGAAGGGCAAGGTCGTGACGAATTTCATCGACGGTCTTTCGCATGTGCTGTTCGGCGTGGTGCGCATCATCACCAAGCTGGCGCCGATCGGCGCGTTCGGCGCGATGGCCTTCACGATCGGCAAGTACGGCATCGGCTCGCTGCTGCCCATGCTCAAGCTGATCGGCACGTTCTATTTGACCTCGATCGTGTTCGTGGTGGTCGTGCTCGGCATCATCGCGCGCGCGGTGGGCTTCAATATCCTGCGCTTCGTCGCGTACATCAAGGAAGAGATGCTGATCGTGCTGGGCACGAGCTCGTCGGAAGCCGCGCTGCCGCAACTGATGCTCAAGCTCGAAAAGCTCGGCTGCTCGCGCTCGGTGGTGGGCCTCGTGGTGCCGACCGGTTACTCGTTCAATCTCGACGGCACCAACATCTACATGACGATGGCCGTGCTGTTCATCGCCCAGGCGACCAACATCGACCTCACGTGGACGCAGCAGCTCACGCTGCTGGCCGTGACGATGCTGACCTCGAAGGGCGCCAGCGGTGTGACCGGCGCGGGCTTCATCACGCTGGCCGCGACGCTGGCCGTGGTGCCGACCATTCCGCTGTCGGGCATGGTGCTGATTCTCGGTATCGACCGCTTCATGAGCGAGTGCCGTGCGCTGACCAACATCGTCGGCAATGGTGTGGCGACGGTGGTGGTGTCGGCATGGGAAAACGAACTGGACCGCAACAAGCTGAATGCCGCGTTGCGCGGCGAGGTGGCGGTCAAAGAGCCGGCCGGCGTTTAA